A genome region from Myxocyprinus asiaticus isolate MX2 ecotype Aquarium Trade chromosome 12, UBuf_Myxa_2, whole genome shotgun sequence includes the following:
- the LOC127448844 gene encoding fibronectin type III domain-containing protein 9-like produces the protein MTITIQNVTATSAIVNWPSSPSCIDTFYSVMYNLNWNSLPMGYTRKSFLREDRVPVSQTSTSVGNLSPQTTYILCVTCQSANPTREQCQVFSTLDEGTELGENGRELAMGVWLASSILLLIIALALLWGCLHTMCPAKRDTDQHNQPGSNPPHLALMPMGGDVASEGRKHLYMPSCSEKDALNATVIENPFREEQERELGNGPSRELRTQSSKLNFGPESE, from the coding sequence atgaCAATCACCATTCAGAACGTCACTGCCACCTCTGCCATCGTCAACTGGCCCTCATCCCCCAGTTGCATAGACACGTTCTACAGCGTCATGTACAACCTAAACTGGAACAGCCTTCCGATGGGTTACACGCGCAAGAGCTTCCTGCGTGAGGACAGGGTTCCTGTGAGCCAGACCTCAACCAGTGTGGGCAACCTCAGTCCACAGACTACTTACATCCTGTGCGTCACCTGCCAGTCTGCCAACCCCACCAGAGAGCAGTGCCAGGTCTTCAGTACCCTGGATGAGGGAACAGAGCTTGGAGAGAACGGTAGGGAGCTGGCCATGGGAGTCTGGTTGGCCAGCAGTATCCTTCTTCTGATCATTGCCTTGGCTCTGCTTTGGGGATGTCTCCACACTATGTGTCCAGCAAAGAGAGACACAGACCAGCACAACCAGCCAGGTTCTAACCCTCCTCACCTGGCTCTGATGCCCATGGGTGGGGATGTGGCAAGTGAGGGAAGAAAACATCTCTACATGCCAAGCTGTAGCGAAAAGGATGCTCTGAATGCAACAGTGATTGAGAACCCTTTTCGAGAAGAGCAAGAAAGAGAACTGGGAAATGGGCCAAGTCGTGAACTTAGAACACAGAGCAGCAAACTGAACTTCGGGCCTGAGTCAGAATAA